Proteins from a single region of Macrotis lagotis isolate mMagLag1 chromosome 2, bilby.v1.9.chrom.fasta, whole genome shotgun sequence:
- the RPL3 gene encoding large ribosomal subunit protein uL3, producing the protein MSHRKFSAPRHGSLGFLPRKRSSRHRGKVKSFPKDDPTKPIHLTAFLGYKAGMTHIVREVDRPGSKVNKKEVVEAVTIVETPPMVIVGIVGYVQTPRGLRSFKTIFAEHISDECKRRFYKNWHKSKKKAFTKYCKKWQDDDGKKQLEKDFNSMKKYCQVIRVIAHTQMRLLPLRQKKSHLMEIQVNGGNVSEKLDWAREKLEQQVPVSTVFGQDEMIDVIGVTKGKGYKGVTSRWHTKKLPRKTHRGLRKVACIGAWHPARVAFSVARAGQKGYHHRTEINKKIYKIGQGYQIKDGKLIKNNASTDYDLSDKSINPLGGFVHYGEVTNDFIMLKGCVVGTKKRVLTLRKSLLVQTKRRALEKIDLKFIDTTSKFGHGRFQTVEEKKAFMGPLKKDRVAKEEAA; encoded by the exons ATG TCCCACAGGAAGTTCTCGGCCCCCAGGCACGGGTCTCTGGGCTTCCTGCCCCGAAAGAGAAGCAGCCGCCACCGGGGCAAGGTGAAGAGCTTCCCCAAGGATGACCCCACCAAGCCCATCCACCTGACCGCCTTCCTGGGTTACAAGGCGGGCATGACCCACATCGTCCGAGAGGTGGACAGGCCTGGCTCGA AGGTCAACAAGAAGGAAGTGGTGGAGGCTGTCACCATTGTGGAGACGCCCCCCATGGTCATTGTAGGCATCGTGGGCTATGTGCAGACCCCACGAGGCCTCCGGAGTTTCAAAACCATCTTTGCTGAGCACATCAGTGATGAGTGTAAGAGGCGATTCTACAAGAACTG GCATAAGTCCAAGAAGAAGGCCTTCACCAAGTACTGCAAGAAGTGGCAAGATGATGATGGCAAGAAGCAATTGGAGAAAGACTTCAACAGCATGAAGAAATACTGCCAGGTGATCCGAGTCATTGCCCACACCCAG ATGCGCCTGCTTCCTCTGAGGCAGAAGAAATCTCACCTGATGGAGATCCAGGTGAATGGTGGCAATGTGTCTGAGAAACTGGACTGGGCCCGTGAGAAACTGGAGCAGCAGGTGCCTGTGTCCACTGTGTTTGGGCAAGACGAGATGATTGATGTCATTGGAGTGACCAAGGGCAAGGGTTACAAAG GTGTTACCAGCCGCTGGCACACAAAGAAACTGCCCCGAAAAACCCACAGAGGCCTACGTAAGGTGGCATGTATTGGAGCCTGGCATCCTGCCCGTGTGGCTTTCTCTGTTGCCCGGGCTGGTCAGAAGGGCTACCACCACCGCACTGAGATCAACAAGAAG ATCTACAAGATTGGCCAGGGCTATCAGATCAAGGACGGTAAGCTGATCAAAAACAACGCATCCACTGACTACGATCTGTCTGACAAGAGCATCAATCCTCTGGGAGGCTTCGTCCACTATGGCGAAGTGACCAATGACTTTATCATGCTGAAAGGCTGTGTCGTTGGGACCAAGAAGCGGGTCCTCACCCTGCGAAAG TCTCTGCTGGTACAGACCAAACGCCGTGCCCTGGAGAAGATTGACTTGAAGTTTATTGACACCACTTCCAAATTTGGCCATGGTCGCTTCCAGACCGTGGAGGAGAAGAAAGCTTTCATG GGACCACTCAAAAAGGACCGTGTTGCAAAGGAAGAAGCTGCCTAA